A DNA window from Halomonas zincidurans B6 contains the following coding sequences:
- a CDS encoding short-chain fatty acid transporter — translation MLKYLSRPAVKLVDRYLPDPFIFVLLLTLVAAAAAIGVERQTPLAVLRFWGDGFWDLLTFSMQMLLVLVTGFMLASSPPVKRQLARLAGKAGTPARAIVLVTLVSLAASWINWGFGLVVGALFAKELARQIRVDYRLLVASAYSGFVVWHAGLAGSIPLVIATEGHFTADQIGVIPTSQTIFSLFNLAIVVALFIAVPLVNRWMLPDDKDSVYVEADKLSDVEPHDGVATRPAEHLENSVSLAWLVGIPGLLFLLDHFLLRGGGLNLNVVNFLFLFLAIVLHRTPRRLLDSLNEAIKGGAGIVIQFPFYAGIMAIMVQSGLAETLSQGFVSIANADTLPFWTFISAGVVNLFVPSGGGQWAVQAPVMLPAAQALGADVPRIAMAVAWGDAWTNLLQPFWALPVLAIAGLKAKDIMGFCLIQLVVTGVIISLGLSYIP, via the coding sequence ATGCTCAAATACCTGTCACGACCAGCCGTGAAACTGGTCGACCGCTACCTGCCCGACCCCTTCATCTTCGTGCTGCTGCTGACCCTGGTCGCCGCCGCCGCGGCGATCGGCGTGGAACGTCAGACGCCACTGGCGGTGCTGCGTTTCTGGGGCGACGGCTTCTGGGACCTGCTGACCTTCTCGATGCAGATGCTGCTGGTGCTGGTGACCGGCTTCATGCTCGCCAGCTCACCGCCGGTCAAGCGCCAGCTGGCCCGGCTCGCCGGCAAGGCCGGCACGCCGGCGCGGGCGATCGTGCTGGTCACTCTGGTGTCGCTCGCCGCGAGCTGGATCAACTGGGGCTTCGGGTTGGTGGTGGGGGCGCTGTTCGCCAAGGAGCTGGCCCGTCAGATCCGCGTCGACTACCGGCTGCTGGTCGCCAGCGCCTACTCCGGCTTCGTCGTCTGGCACGCCGGGCTGGCCGGCTCGATCCCGCTGGTGATCGCCACCGAGGGCCACTTCACCGCCGACCAGATCGGCGTGATCCCGACCTCGCAGACGATCTTCTCGCTGTTCAACCTGGCGATCGTCGTCGCGCTGTTCATCGCGGTACCGCTGGTCAACCGCTGGATGCTGCCCGACGACAAGGACAGCGTCTACGTCGAGGCGGATAAGCTCAGCGACGTCGAGCCTCACGACGGTGTGGCCACGCGTCCCGCCGAGCATCTCGAGAACAGCGTCAGCCTGGCCTGGCTGGTGGGCATTCCGGGGCTTTTGTTCCTGCTCGATCACTTCCTGCTGCGCGGTGGCGGCCTCAACCTGAACGTCGTCAACTTCCTGTTCCTGTTCCTGGCCATCGTCCTGCACAGGACGCCACGCCGCCTGCTCGACAGCCTCAACGAGGCGATCAAGGGCGGCGCGGGGATCGTCATTCAGTTCCCTTTCTATGCCGGGATCATGGCGATCATGGTCCAGTCGGGACTCGCCGAAACGCTGTCGCAGGGCTTCGTGTCGATCGCCAACGCCGACACGCTGCCGTTCTGGACGTTCATCAGCGCCGGGGTGGTCAACTTGTTCGTGCCCTCCGGCGGGGGCCAGTGGGCAGTCCAGGCTCCGGTCATGCTGCCCGCGGCCCAGGCGCTGGGCGCCGATGTTCCGCGCATCGCCATGGCGGTGGCCTGGGGCGACGCCTGGACCAACTTGCTCCAGCCGTTCTGGGCGTTGCCGGTGCTCGCCATCGCCGGGCTCAAGGCCAAGGACATCATGGGCTTCTGCCTGATCCAACTGGTGGTCACCGGCGTCATCATCAGCCTGGGGCTGAGCTATATACCTTGA
- a CDS encoding MATE family efflux transporter, which translates to MSAAPAPAYPATQRVWALAWPIILSNITVPLLGLVDTAVVGHLPESRYLAGVTLGAMLFSFLYWGFGFLRMGTTGLTSQAQGRDDATAVRNLLGQALVMALVIGGLLIVFSRPLTALGLWLLDGSAEATAVARDYAVIRFLSAPAVLANYAILGWFLGQQNSRVTLAILVLTNSVNIVLDLLFVVGLGMASDGVAWATVIADYTALTLGLWLVRRQLAELGGVFRRERLWRLAAYRELFQVNSQLFLRTLGLLFALAFFTAQGASQGDVVVAANAVLLQFIMLTSYSLDGFAQAAEALTGRAIGRRDWNEFSAAVGAAARFSLLTTVAAMLCFTLGGTALIALLTDLPAVRETAADYLPWMILMPALAVWSYLLDGVFIGATATREMRNSVFAGLIVYLPGWWLLTGPLGLGNLGLWLAFLLFTLVRSVTLGGYYLHYRRTRWSDRVEAIGHK; encoded by the coding sequence GTGTCTGCCGCACCCGCCCCCGCATACCCCGCCACCCAGCGAGTCTGGGCACTGGCCTGGCCGATCATCCTGTCCAACATCACCGTACCGCTGCTCGGCCTGGTCGATACCGCGGTGGTCGGCCACCTGCCGGAATCGCGCTACCTCGCCGGAGTGACGCTGGGTGCGATGCTGTTCAGCTTTCTCTATTGGGGCTTCGGCTTTCTGCGCATGGGCACCACCGGTCTGACCTCGCAGGCGCAGGGCCGCGACGACGCCACCGCGGTGCGCAACCTGCTCGGCCAGGCGCTGGTGATGGCGCTGGTCATCGGCGGCCTGCTGATCGTCTTCTCGCGGCCGTTGACCGCCCTCGGCCTGTGGCTGCTCGACGGCAGCGCCGAGGCCACCGCGGTGGCCCGCGACTACGCCGTCATCCGTTTCCTGTCGGCGCCGGCGGTGCTCGCCAACTACGCGATTCTCGGCTGGTTCCTGGGCCAGCAGAACAGCCGCGTGACGCTGGCGATCCTGGTGCTCACCAATAGCGTCAACATCGTCCTCGACCTGCTGTTCGTGGTCGGCCTGGGAATGGCCAGCGACGGCGTCGCCTGGGCCACGGTGATCGCCGACTACACGGCGCTGACGCTGGGGCTATGGCTGGTGCGCCGCCAGCTCGCCGAACTCGGCGGCGTGTTTCGCCGCGAGCGGCTATGGCGGCTGGCCGCCTACCGCGAACTGTTCCAGGTCAACAGCCAGCTGTTCCTGCGCACCCTGGGGTTGCTGTTCGCGCTGGCCTTCTTCACCGCCCAGGGCGCCAGCCAGGGCGACGTGGTGGTCGCCGCCAACGCCGTGCTGTTGCAGTTCATCATGCTCACCTCGTACAGCCTCGACGGCTTTGCACAAGCCGCCGAGGCGCTGACCGGGCGCGCCATCGGGCGCCGCGACTGGAACGAATTCTCCGCAGCGGTCGGCGCCGCAGCACGCTTCTCGCTGTTGACCACCGTCGCCGCCATGCTCTGCTTCACGCTCGGCGGCACGGCACTGATCGCCCTGCTCACCGACCTGCCGGCGGTTCGCGAGACCGCCGCCGACTACTTGCCGTGGATGATCCTGATGCCGGCCCTGGCGGTCTGGAGCTATCTGCTCGACGGGGTGTTCATCGGCGCCACGGCGACCCGCGAGATGCGCAACAGCGTGTTCGCCGGGCTGATCGTCTACCTGCCTGGCTGGTGGTTGCTGACCGGCCCGCTGGGGCTCGGCAATCTCGGCCTGTGGCTGGCCTTTCTGCTGTTCACGCTGGTGCGCTCGGTGACGCTGGGCGGGTACTACCTGCACTACCGCCGCACGCGCTGGAGCGACCGGGTCGAGGCCATTGGCCACAAGTAG
- a CDS encoding YfhL family 4Fe-4S dicluster ferredoxin, producing MALMITDECINCDVCEPECPNDAISAGEEIYVIDPNLCTECVGHFDEPQCQQVCPVDCIPLDPTRSETRDQLLKKYELISAA from the coding sequence ATGGCCCTGATGATCACCGACGAATGCATCAACTGCGACGTCTGCGAACCCGAGTGCCCCAACGACGCCATCTCGGCCGGCGAAGAGATCTATGTCATCGACCCCAACCTGTGCACCGAATGCGTCGGTCACTTCGACGAGCCCCAGTGCCAGCAGGTATGCCCGGTAGACTGCATCCCGCTTGACCCGACGCGCAGCGAGACCCGCGACCAGCTGCTGAAGAAGTACGAGCTGATCAGCGCCGCCTGA
- the coaD gene encoding pantetheine-phosphate adenylyltransferase: MNIVIYPGTFDPITNGHFDLIERAARIFDKVVIAVAASPGKRPALDLDTRVALARDVVDELDNVNVVGFSGLLTELLDQQGARIVLRGLRAVSDFEYELQLANMNRAQAPHVESLFLTPAVENSYISATIVREIARLGGDISGLVHPRVAAALREHFHCDPGSVGRSFSAQNPGQ, from the coding sequence ATGAACATCGTTATCTACCCCGGCACCTTCGACCCCATCACCAACGGTCACTTCGATCTGATCGAGCGCGCCGCGCGGATCTTCGACAAGGTGGTAATCGCCGTGGCGGCGAGCCCCGGCAAGCGCCCGGCGCTGGATCTCGACACCCGCGTGGCGCTGGCCCGCGACGTGGTCGACGAACTCGACAACGTGAATGTCGTCGGCTTCAGCGGCCTGCTCACCGAACTGCTCGACCAGCAGGGGGCGCGCATCGTGCTGCGCGGGCTACGCGCCGTCTCCGACTTCGAGTACGAATTGCAACTGGCCAACATGAACCGCGCCCAGGCGCCCCATGTCGAAAGCCTGTTTCTGACCCCGGCGGTCGAAAATTCCTACATTTCTGCCACCATAGTGCGAGAGATCGCACGCCTGGGAGGCGACATCAGCGGACTCGTGCATCCCCGCGTCGCCGCTGCGCTGCGCGAACACTTCCATTGCGACCCGGGCTCCGTCGGACGGAGCTTTAGCGCGCAAAATCCAGGCCAGTGA
- a CDS encoding beta-ketoacyl synthase yields MGGVNAAGRTSGHQAFRRTVLDALPVEEQERTLIGLAAMMQLISRQPDGGWQDIHGESIAAGELVSQVRQRVLDHTLIRRNEDAAFNADGIPANRPTQMHLERPLTFQVRRRQLPDPLPETWQVRDIDGRQVEVSVPAGVLDVLLPERRQAQVRAAGRLPYGFEPGRLYRSVHHPRGLSMAVFGASDCLGQSGLDWQALHDRLDPDQVAVYAGNSIGQLDEPGWGGLLKSFVSGNRATSKQMPLGYGQMPADFLNAYVLGSVGATGAIQGACASFLYNLRLGIEDIRSGARRVVMVGTSDAPITPEIVEGFRSMGALADDDSLKALDALSLLTDSDYQRACRPFARNCGFTIAEASQFVLLMDDRLALETGAQILGSAPGVFVNADGWKRSISAPGIGNYITLGKAVSLAREILGERAVRERSFVHAHATSTPKNRTTESHVLDAVARANGIEEWPVAGLKAFVGHSQGSAAGDQLTSALGSFAHGLVPGIPTLEAIADDVHAERLRLFREPLAFQADAAFINAKGFGGNNATGLVLSPAVTERLLAQRHGQAAVDAWKQRREAVLAASAAYDRRADTGEFSVIYRFGEGVLEGPELTVEADGIRIPGYARPVSLTVDNPYGRLDDE; encoded by the coding sequence ATGGGCGGTGTCAATGCCGCCGGCAGGACCTCCGGACACCAGGCGTTTCGGCGCACGGTGCTCGATGCCCTGCCCGTCGAGGAGCAGGAACGTACGCTGATCGGCCTGGCCGCCATGATGCAGCTGATCAGCCGTCAGCCGGACGGCGGCTGGCAGGACATCCACGGTGAGTCGATCGCCGCCGGCGAGCTGGTCAGCCAGGTGCGCCAGCGGGTACTCGATCATACCCTGATCCGCCGCAACGAGGACGCCGCCTTCAACGCCGACGGCATCCCCGCCAATCGCCCGACGCAGATGCACTTAGAGCGACCGCTGACCTTCCAGGTGCGTCGCCGTCAGTTGCCCGACCCGTTGCCCGAGACCTGGCAGGTCCGCGACATCGACGGTCGCCAGGTCGAGGTCAGCGTCCCGGCCGGGGTGCTCGACGTGCTGCTGCCGGAGCGCCGCCAGGCGCAGGTGCGCGCCGCCGGCCGGCTGCCATACGGTTTCGAGCCCGGCCGGCTGTATCGCAGCGTGCATCACCCGCGCGGGCTGTCGATGGCGGTGTTCGGCGCCAGCGATTGCCTGGGCCAGAGCGGCCTGGACTGGCAGGCGCTGCACGATCGCCTCGACCCCGACCAGGTCGCCGTCTACGCCGGCAATTCCATCGGCCAGCTCGACGAACCCGGCTGGGGCGGGCTGCTCAAGAGCTTCGTCTCCGGCAACCGTGCCACCTCCAAGCAGATGCCGCTGGGTTACGGCCAGATGCCGGCGGATTTTCTCAATGCCTACGTACTGGGCAGCGTCGGCGCCACCGGGGCGATTCAGGGCGCCTGCGCGAGCTTCCTGTACAACCTGCGACTGGGCATCGAGGACATCCGCAGCGGTGCGCGCCGGGTGGTGATGGTCGGCACCAGCGATGCGCCGATCACCCCCGAGATCGTCGAGGGCTTTCGCAGCATGGGCGCGCTGGCCGACGACGACAGCCTCAAGGCGCTCGATGCGCTGAGCCTGCTCACCGACAGCGACTATCAGCGCGCCTGCCGGCCGTTCGCCCGCAACTGCGGTTTCACCATCGCCGAGGCCAGCCAGTTCGTGCTGCTGATGGACGACCGCCTGGCGCTCGAGACCGGCGCCCAGATCCTCGGCTCGGCGCCGGGGGTGTTCGTCAACGCCGACGGCTGGAAGCGCTCGATCTCGGCGCCGGGCATCGGCAATTACATCACCCTGGGCAAGGCGGTGAGCCTGGCTCGCGAGATCCTCGGCGAACGCGCGGTACGCGAAAGAAGCTTCGTCCACGCCCACGCCACCAGCACGCCCAAGAATCGCACCACCGAATCCCACGTGCTCGACGCCGTGGCCCGCGCCAACGGCATCGAGGAGTGGCCGGTGGCCGGGCTCAAGGCGTTCGTCGGTCACTCCCAGGGCAGCGCCGCGGGCGATCAGCTGACCAGTGCGCTGGGCAGCTTCGCTCATGGCCTGGTACCGGGCATTCCCACCCTCGAGGCGATCGCCGACGACGTGCACGCCGAGCGGTTGCGGCTGTTCCGCGAGCCGCTGGCCTTCCAGGCCGATGCCGCCTTCATCAATGCCAAGGGCTTCGGCGGCAACAACGCCACCGGCCTGGTACTGTCGCCGGCGGTCACCGAGCGGCTGCTGGCGCAGCGTCACGGCCAGGCCGCGGTCGACGCCTGGAAGCAGCGCCGCGAAGCGGTTCTCGCCGCCAGCGCAGCCTACGACCGGCGTGCCGATACCGGCGAGTTCTCGGTCATCTATCGTTTCGGCGAGGGCGTGCTGGAGGGCCCCGAGCTCACGGTCGAGGCCGACGGCATCCGTATTCCGGGCTATGCCCGGCCGGTCTCGCTGACCGTGGACAACCCCTACGGGCGTCTCGACGACGAGTGA